A region from the Cryptosporangium arvum DSM 44712 genome encodes:
- a CDS encoding NmrA family NAD(P)-binding protein, translated as MTRDIAVTGATGQVGRRVAARLAAADVPHRLLVRGSATALDGPAATVSIGAGYADAPAVRSALDGVGTLFLVSGRESADRVAEHRTIIDAAVRAGVERVVYLSFLGAAPDCTFTFGRDHWHTEQYLRGTGLGFTFLRDSFYTSMLPALVGPDGVLRGPGGTGRVSAVAPTDVADAAAAALVAAAPDQQTYELTGPVAISLDEAAEELGRRVGRPIRYQAETVEEAYASRAGYGAPDFEVAGWVTSYVAIADGSLSRVGDGVERLTGHPPLTFAHYLDANPESYAHLR; from the coding sequence GTGACACGAGACATTGCGGTGACCGGTGCTACCGGGCAGGTCGGCCGGCGGGTCGCGGCGCGACTCGCCGCCGCGGACGTGCCCCACCGCCTGCTGGTCCGCGGTTCCGCCACCGCACTCGACGGACCGGCGGCGACGGTGTCGATCGGCGCCGGCTACGCCGACGCACCGGCCGTGCGCAGCGCGCTCGACGGCGTCGGCACCCTGTTCCTGGTTTCCGGACGTGAGTCCGCGGACCGGGTCGCCGAACACCGGACGATCATCGACGCCGCGGTGAGGGCCGGGGTCGAGCGGGTCGTGTACCTGTCGTTCCTCGGGGCCGCGCCGGACTGCACGTTCACGTTCGGACGTGACCATTGGCACACCGAGCAGTACCTCCGCGGCACCGGGCTCGGCTTCACGTTCCTGCGCGACTCGTTCTACACCTCGATGCTTCCCGCCCTGGTCGGCCCGGACGGCGTCCTCCGCGGCCCCGGCGGCACCGGCCGGGTCAGCGCGGTGGCCCCCACCGACGTCGCCGACGCCGCGGCCGCCGCGCTCGTTGCCGCCGCTCCCGACCAGCAGACCTACGAGCTCACCGGGCCGGTGGCGATCAGCCTGGACGAGGCGGCGGAGGAACTCGGGCGCCGGGTGGGCCGGCCGATCCGGTACCAGGCCGAGACCGTGGAGGAGGCGTACGCGTCGCGGGCCGGTTACGGGGCGCCGGACTTCGAGGTGGCCGGCTGGGTCACCTCGTACGTGGCGATCGCCGACGGTTCGCTGAGCCGGGTCGGCGACGGCGTGGAGCGCCTCACCGGGCACCCTCCGCTCACGTTCGCCCACTACCTCGACGCGAACCCGGAAAGCTACGCCCACCTGCGCTGA
- a CDS encoding pyridoxamine 5'-phosphate oxidase family protein: MEDTRTLLEDYVSSGKVIQLATLDAAGAPVVCNLWFASAFGPDRIWFMSRPNREHCANLRADPRVAGAILAIELEGIEQDVRGVTFVGAARELPTVGIDEQIAAYSGRWPQAADAIAPEALAAEATPHRLYEITVEKWVLFDELYFPDQPKQPVRVSR; the protein is encoded by the coding sequence ATGGAGGACACCCGCACGCTTCTGGAGGACTACGTCAGTTCGGGGAAGGTGATCCAGCTGGCGACGCTCGACGCCGCCGGGGCGCCGGTGGTGTGCAACCTCTGGTTCGCGAGCGCGTTCGGCCCCGATCGGATCTGGTTCATGTCGCGCCCCAACCGTGAGCACTGCGCGAACCTCCGGGCCGATCCCCGCGTCGCCGGCGCGATCCTCGCCATCGAGCTCGAGGGCATCGAGCAGGACGTCCGGGGAGTGACGTTCGTCGGCGCGGCCAGGGAACTGCCGACCGTCGGCATCGACGAGCAGATCGCCGCCTACTCCGGCCGCTGGCCGCAAGCCGCGGACGCGATCGCCCCGGAGGCGTTAGCCGCCGAGGCGACACCGCACCGGCTGTACGAGATCACGGTCGAGAAGTGGGTGCTCTTCGACGAGCTCTACTTCCCCGACCAACCCAAGCAGCCGGTGCGGGTCAGCCGCTAG
- a CDS encoding NADPH-dependent F420 reductase, whose product MTTVGFIGSGHIGGTVARLAVAAGYDVVVSNSRGPDTLADLVAELGPKARAATASEAAAAGDLVVVSVPFGRYQQVPAEPLAGKPVLDTNNYYPARDGEFPTLDDDSTTASELLQEHLAGAHVVKVFNNIYWESLRSLARPNGAPDRSALAIAGDDADAKAAVTAFLDTIGYDAVDAGPLAEGRRYQPGTPAYGGIYAGSSLQEAVTGPADKVRKALADA is encoded by the coding sequence ATGACGACTGTGGGATTCATCGGCAGTGGACACATCGGTGGCACCGTTGCCCGGCTCGCGGTGGCGGCCGGCTACGACGTCGTCGTGAGCAATTCGCGCGGACCGGACACACTGGCCGACCTGGTGGCCGAACTCGGCCCGAAGGCGCGGGCGGCGACCGCGAGCGAGGCGGCCGCGGCGGGCGACCTGGTCGTGGTCTCGGTGCCGTTCGGGCGTTACCAGCAGGTTCCGGCCGAGCCGCTGGCCGGGAAGCCCGTGCTCGACACCAACAACTACTACCCGGCCCGCGACGGTGAGTTCCCCACTCTCGACGACGATTCGACGACGGCGAGCGAACTCCTGCAGGAGCACCTGGCCGGCGCGCACGTCGTGAAGGTGTTCAACAACATCTACTGGGAGTCGCTGCGTTCGCTGGCCCGGCCGAACGGCGCTCCGGACCGGTCGGCGCTCGCGATCGCCGGTGACGACGCCGACGCGAAGGCCGCGGTGACCGCGTTCCTGGACACGATCGGCTACGACGCCGTGGACGCCGGCCCGCTCGCCGAGGGCCGCCGCTACCAGCCGGGCACCCCGGCCTACGGCGGCATCTACGCCGGCTCGTCCCTCCAGGAAGCCGTCACCGGCCCCGCCGACAAGGTCCGCAAAGCCCTCGCCGACGCCTAG